The Leptospirillum ferriphilum genome contains a region encoding:
- a CDS encoding HU family DNA-binding protein, whose protein sequence is MTRDDLIKRIAEKNAGISLSDSRELVLDLFESMKSVILEGESLEIRRFGVFEIHHRKPRIARNPRTGEKVSVGERKSLIFRPGKILKLRMKNLTRKSI, encoded by the coding sequence ATGACCCGAGACGACCTGATAAAGCGAATTGCAGAAAAGAACGCTGGTATTTCCCTCTCTGATTCAAGAGAATTGGTCCTTGATCTTTTTGAGTCGATGAAATCCGTTATTCTGGAAGGCGAGTCTCTGGAAATCCGACGGTTTGGGGTTTTTGAAATTCACCACCGCAAGCCACGGATAGCCAGAAATCCCAGAACAGGGGAAAAAGTATCTGTAGGAGAGCGCAAGAGCCTTATTTTCCGGCCAGGGAAAATCTTGAAACTTCGGATGAAAAATCTGACAAGGAAGTCCATCTGA
- the sppA gene encoding signal peptide peptidase SppA, with protein sequence MIRIKRFARYVGIFIAVTALIFLLGRAAGHFGRALPLVGGAEIGVIRINGVILHSEKTIRQIRTLASDPEVKAILLRINSPGGAVVPSQDIYEEVLKARKKGKIVVSSIGTVGASGAYYIASASDFIMASSGSLTGSIGVIMELAEVKDLLDKIGVHSEVVKSGKMKDVGSPFRPMTADEKAYMKSLLDNIHQQFILAVSKGRHLSVDKIDPLADGRVFTGEMAFRYHLVDGIGDYRDALRKAATMAHLKVIPAIREFHKKGVLNSLISSKVSTLLGGGLGESTGFWSILPGSKI encoded by the coding sequence ATGATCCGAATCAAAAGATTTGCCCGATACGTTGGTATCTTTATAGCTGTAACAGCGTTGATCTTTCTCTTGGGTCGTGCAGCAGGCCATTTCGGTCGAGCTTTACCCCTTGTCGGCGGGGCCGAAATTGGTGTCATTCGTATTAATGGTGTCATTCTCCATTCCGAAAAGACCATTCGCCAGATAAGAACACTCGCCTCTGATCCTGAGGTCAAGGCTATTTTGCTTCGGATTAACAGTCCGGGTGGAGCGGTCGTGCCCTCCCAGGATATTTATGAAGAAGTCCTGAAAGCGCGGAAAAAAGGGAAAATAGTCGTCTCTTCCATCGGGACGGTGGGGGCATCCGGCGCCTACTATATCGCGTCAGCATCAGATTTTATCATGGCGAGCAGCGGCTCTCTCACCGGTTCGATCGGTGTTATCATGGAGCTTGCTGAAGTCAAGGACCTGCTTGATAAAATCGGTGTTCACAGTGAAGTTGTAAAAAGTGGAAAGATGAAAGATGTTGGTTCTCCTTTTCGGCCCATGACCGCTGATGAAAAAGCATATATGAAATCTCTTCTTGATAACATTCACCAACAGTTTATTTTGGCGGTGTCCAAGGGAAGACATCTCAGTGTGGACAAAATCGATCCGTTGGCGGATGGGCGTGTTTTTACAGGAGAGATGGCATTTCGATATCATCTTGTGGACGGTATAGGTGATTACCGGGATGCTCTCAGAAAAGCTGCTACAATGGCGCATCTTAAGGTTATCCCTGCTATTCGCGAATTTCATAAGAAGGGTGTGCTGAACTCCCTTATTTCGTCCAAGGTGTCCACGCTTTTGGGGGGTGGCCTGGGGGAGTCAACCGGTTTTTGGTCCATCCTTCCGGGTTCTAAAATATAA